From the Candida dubliniensis CD36 chromosome 2, complete sequence genome, the window TTAGGTCTTAGAGCAAAATTAGGAAGATCTGCTGGTGGCGATGAACAAAAAGTTGTAAGCTTATCCGAAGTACAAGCTAATCgagagaagaaaaagaagaaggatCAGCTGACACATGTTCCTAGTGTATCAGAAATTGAGAATTTGGACGATCCTTCACGTATTCCAGAAGGTGAAGCAAGATTGATAAGAGACCCTGAGACAAATGAGGTGATAAAGGTTATTTACGGGACCATGAAAGTTGATGACAATGAAGaatcagaagaagaaattgaaaatccaACAGTTATCAAGCAGTTAGAAGAATACGCtgaaaaaaatagtaaAATTAAAAAGGAAAGACATCAATCAGAGAGAGAAAACGATTGGATTAAAAGCTTGTATGAAAAATATGGTGACGACTACGATAAAATGAAATGggataaaaaattaaacatCTATCAACAATCTGCCGGTGatttgaaaagaagaataattaAATGGAAAAAGGCAAATGGTATATAGTCTATATTTGCAAgatatattgataattgatttactcttttctcttttgtttcatttatATTCTAGATGGTAGATTCTTATCTAGTATTTTGTCAACAATCCCATTTAGTATAGGTTTCAATTCACAGTTATCATACAATTCAATcaactttttgttttcttgttcattCTGCAACTCCactaattcaacaaattgagGATCAATAGGAATGTTG encodes:
- a CDS encoding nucleolar protein, putative (Similar to S. cerevisiae NOP16), whose product is MTSVRKRKMARSSVKKNTRRTKDKQRNINIHSNPIIEANWDKSLTLKQNYKKLGLRAKLGRSAGGDEQKVVSLSEVQANREKKKKKDQSTHVPSVSEIENLDDPSRIPEGEARLIRDPETNEVIKVIYGTMKVDDNEESEEEIENPTVIKQLEEYAEKNSKIKKERHQSERENDWIKSLYEKYGDDYDKMKWDKKLNIYQQSAGDLKRRIIKWKKANGI